Proteins from a single region of Stappia sp. ES.058:
- a CDS encoding uroporphyrinogen-III synthase: MVRVLVTRPEPAASRTARSLAARGHTPLLAPMLRMRRLSPADRDVPADGAALAVTSARAIEAVADTPMWETLRDLPVFAVGEATARAARTAGAARVVPAGGDLDALAAQVVRAHPRRVIYLAGRQRSGDLCAVLRAAGIACDLHEVYDMETAPAPSEALRAVLEETETPLAAPVYSRRSAEALAAALSGLDSQGKLVFFALSEQIADPLRAFGPCHVASEPSEPALIALLEKTC, translated from the coding sequence ATGGTGCGCGTTCTGGTGACACGACCGGAACCTGCCGCCAGCCGCACCGCGCGGTCTCTTGCCGCGCGCGGTCATACGCCGTTGCTGGCGCCGATGCTGCGGATGCGCCGGCTGAGCCCGGCAGACCGGGACGTGCCGGCAGACGGCGCTGCGCTGGCGGTGACGAGCGCCCGGGCGATCGAGGCGGTGGCGGACACGCCGATGTGGGAGACCTTGCGCGATCTGCCGGTCTTCGCTGTGGGAGAGGCAACGGCCCGCGCCGCGCGGACGGCCGGCGCCGCTCGTGTCGTTCCGGCCGGTGGCGATCTTGATGCGCTTGCGGCGCAGGTGGTCCGCGCGCATCCGCGGCGGGTGATCTATCTGGCCGGGCGGCAGCGGTCCGGGGACCTTTGCGCGGTCTTGCGTGCGGCGGGGATCGCCTGCGATCTCCACGAGGTCTACGACATGGAAACGGCGCCGGCGCCATCCGAGGCGCTTCGGGCGGTCCTGGAGGAGACGGAAACGCCGCTTGCCGCGCCGGTCTATTCGCGTCGCTCCGCCGAGGCGCTCGCGGCGGCGTTGTCGGGTCTCGACTCGCAAGGAAAACTCGTTTTCTTTGCGCTGTCGGAGCAGATCGCGGACCCCTTGCGCGCGTTCGGACCCTGTCATGTCGCA
- the hemC gene encoding hydroxymethylbilane synthase, translated as MSSLQTKPSAPQLRIGTRGSALALAQAYETRDRLIAAHGLPESAFEIVVIKTSGDRIQDRPLSEVGGKGLFTKEIEQAMVDGDIDIAVHSAKDMPTVLPDGLELIAFLPREDVRDAFISPKADRIQDLPQGAVIGSSSLRRQAMIKRLRPDIEVVMYRGNVQTRLKKLAEGVVDATLLANAGLRRLGLGDVVTSVIDPSEFLPAVGQGAICIEARADDTATRDLLGAIHDRETETCLTAERTFLAELDGSCRTPIGGLARLDGARIRFDGLILRPQGDVAHETFREGSASDAAALGKDAGAELKRRGGPDFFRD; from the coding sequence ATGAGCTCCTTGCAAACGAAACCTTCCGCCCCCCAGCTTCGCATCGGCACGCGCGGCAGCGCGCTCGCGCTCGCCCAGGCTTATGAAACCCGGGACCGGCTGATCGCCGCGCATGGCCTGCCGGAAAGCGCGTTCGAGATCGTCGTGATCAAGACCTCGGGCGACCGGATCCAGGACCGGCCGCTGTCCGAGGTCGGCGGCAAGGGGCTGTTCACGAAGGAAATCGAGCAGGCGATGGTCGATGGCGACATCGATATCGCCGTGCATTCGGCCAAGGACATGCCGACCGTCCTGCCCGACGGGCTGGAACTGATCGCCTTCCTGCCGCGCGAGGATGTGCGCGATGCCTTCATTTCGCCCAAGGCCGACAGGATCCAGGACCTGCCGCAGGGCGCGGTGATCGGTTCGTCCAGTCTCCGGCGTCAGGCGATGATCAAACGGCTGCGCCCGGACATCGAGGTCGTGATGTATCGCGGCAACGTGCAGACCCGGCTCAAGAAGCTCGCCGAGGGCGTGGTCGACGCCACGCTGCTCGCCAATGCGGGATTGCGGCGCCTCGGGCTTGGCGATGTCGTCACCTCGGTGATCGATCCGTCCGAATTCCTGCCGGCCGTGGGCCAGGGCGCGATCTGCATCGAGGCGCGCGCCGACGACACGGCAACGCGCGACCTGCTGGGCGCAATCCACGACCGCGAGACCGAGACCTGCCTGACGGCGGAACGCACGTTCCTGGCCGAACTCGATGGCTCCTGTCGCACGCCGATCGGCGGGCTTGCGCGGCTCGATGGCGCGCGCATCCGTTTTGACGGTCTGATCCTTCGCCCGCAGGGCGACGTCGCGCATGAGACCTTCCGTGAAGGTTCGGCATCGGATGCGGCCGCGCTTGGAAAAGACGCCGGTGCGGAGCTGAAACGACGTGGCGGTCCGGATTTCTTCAGGGATTGA
- the tsaD gene encoding tRNA (adenosine(37)-N6)-threonylcarbamoyltransferase complex transferase subunit TsaD, which translates to MIDPDVVSANAVDPENRPDFKAATSLTVLGIETSCDETAAAVVRLDADGTPHILSDVIRSQADEHAAFGGVVPEIAARAHISVLDRIVAAALEEAGVTFETIDAVAATAGPGLIGGVIVGLMTAKAAALAANRPLIAVNHLEGHALTARLSDDVAFPYLLLLVSGGHTQFLLVEGVGAYRRLGSTIDDALGEAFDKTAKLLGLAYPGGPAVEAAAATGDARRFPLPRPMLDRPGIDLSFAGLKTAVRTAAHRAAPLDAQAVSDLCASFQASVSAVIGEKSRRALEVFVKAHPDVAPVLVVAGGVAANSEIREKLDTVTRTAGARLVAPPHRLCTDNAAMIAWAGIERMRAAADNGETVDDRDVSPRPRWPLDANAAGMIGSGRKGAKA; encoded by the coding sequence ATGATAGACCCTGATGTCGTATCGGCCAATGCGGTCGACCCCGAAAATCGCCCCGATTTCAAAGCGGCGACGTCCTTGACCGTTCTCGGCATCGAGACGAGCTGCGATGAAACCGCCGCCGCCGTGGTGCGGCTCGACGCCGACGGCACCCCGCATATTCTCTCCGATGTGATCCGCTCGCAGGCGGACGAACACGCAGCCTTTGGCGGCGTCGTCCCGGAAATCGCCGCGCGCGCGCATATCTCCGTGCTCGACCGTATCGTCGCCGCCGCGCTGGAAGAGGCCGGCGTCACCTTCGAAACCATCGACGCCGTCGCCGCGACCGCCGGCCCGGGTCTCATCGGCGGCGTCATCGTCGGCCTGATGACCGCAAAGGCCGCAGCCCTTGCCGCGAACAGGCCGCTGATCGCCGTCAATCACCTGGAAGGCCACGCCCTCACCGCGCGGCTGAGCGACGATGTCGCCTTTCCCTATCTGCTGCTGCTGGTCTCCGGCGGCCACACCCAGTTCCTGCTGGTGGAGGGTGTCGGCGCCTATCGCAGGCTCGGTTCCACCATCGACGATGCGCTGGGCGAGGCCTTCGACAAGACCGCGAAGCTTCTGGGCCTCGCCTATCCGGGCGGCCCCGCCGTCGAGGCTGCAGCGGCGACGGGGGACGCGCGCCGCTTTCCCCTGCCGCGCCCGATGCTCGACCGGCCGGGGATCGATCTTTCCTTCGCCGGACTGAAGACGGCGGTGCGCACCGCCGCTCACCGGGCGGCGCCGCTGGATGCCCAGGCCGTTTCGGATCTCTGCGCGTCCTTTCAAGCCTCGGTGAGCGCCGTGATCGGCGAAAAGAGCCGACGCGCGCTGGAGGTTTTCGTCAAGGCCCACCCGGATGTCGCGCCGGTGCTGGTCGTGGCCGGCGGGGTTGCCGCCAATTCGGAGATCCGCGAAAAGCTCGACACGGTGACGCGAACCGCCGGGGCGCGGCTCGTCGCGCCGCCGCACCGGCTGTGCACCGACAATGCGGCGATGATCGCCTGGGCCGGCATCGAGCGGATGCGGGCGGCGGCGGACAATGGCGAGACGGTGGACGACCGGGACGTGTCGCCGCGCCCGCGCTGGCCGCTGGATGCGAATGCCGCCGGGATGATCGGTTCGGGGCGCAAGGGAGCCAAGGCGTGA
- a CDS encoding NUDIX domain-containing protein — translation MNDPRFFEGTVCAALPATYDKLKHKAYIYLTAGRDLLVFRQPDQPHVGLQIPGGTVDPGESHLGAALREFHEETGLAVTHALDTLCEQLVLFDNEVGRDVHSRRLYHAATAPGGAARQRDRWEHYEMTPSAGGDPVRFELFWMDIDQAIDAGTSRFFTGFHAPLADLRTRLETSA, via the coding sequence GTGAACGATCCGAGATTTTTCGAAGGCACCGTTTGCGCAGCGCTGCCCGCGACCTACGACAAGCTCAAGCACAAGGCCTATATCTACCTGACGGCAGGCCGCGACCTTCTGGTCTTCCGCCAGCCGGACCAGCCCCATGTCGGCCTGCAGATCCCCGGCGGCACGGTCGATCCGGGCGAGAGCCATCTGGGGGCGGCGCTGCGCGAGTTTCACGAGGAAACCGGCCTTGCGGTCACCCATGCGCTGGATACGCTTTGCGAGCAGTTGGTGCTCTTCGACAACGAGGTCGGCCGCGACGTGCATTCGCGCCGGCTCTATCACGCGGCCACAGCGCCGGGCGGCGCGGCGCGGCAGCGCGACCGCTGGGAGCACTACGAGATGACGCCCTCGGCGGGCGGCGACCCGGTGCGCTTCGAGTTGTTCTGGATGGACATCGACCAAGCCATCGACGCGGGAACAAGTCGCTTCTTCACCGGCTTTCACGCCCCGCTCGCCGATCTGCGAACGCGGCTGGAGACGTCTGCATGA
- a CDS encoding NAD(P)H-dependent glycerol-3-phosphate dehydrogenase, with protein sequence MTDTGFRRISVLGGGAWGTALALVAARAGREVRLWARDADTVRALTDDNANPRYLPGLRLDPPLHATADLDAALAGADAVLLVTPAQTTRVMAESLASRISPGTPVILCAKGIERDTGLLLGDVLAEAAPGVVPAVLSGPSFAGDVARGLPTAVTIAAEDGDIADRLSAALASPQFRPYAATDLTGVQIGGALKNVLAIACGAVAGKEWGASALAALTARGFAELTRLGLALGAKPETLGGLSGLGDLVLTCGSAQSRNFAFGQRLGEGASVASLMAEGHKLAEGVHSATVAGTLAARHGVELPICRAVSAVLENRLSIDDALTDLMTRPLKRET encoded by the coding sequence ATGACCGACACGGGGTTTCGGAGAATTTCGGTTCTGGGCGGCGGCGCCTGGGGCACGGCGCTGGCGCTTGTTGCCGCCCGCGCCGGCCGCGAGGTGCGCCTGTGGGCGCGGGATGCCGACACCGTGCGCGCACTGACCGACGACAACGCCAACCCGCGCTATCTGCCCGGCCTGCGGCTTGATCCGCCGCTTCACGCCACCGCCGATCTCGACGCAGCCCTTGCCGGCGCGGACGCCGTTCTGCTGGTCACGCCCGCTCAGACGACACGCGTCATGGCGGAAAGCCTTGCGTCGCGGATTTCGCCCGGCACGCCGGTGATCCTCTGCGCCAAGGGCATCGAACGCGACACGGGCCTTCTGCTCGGCGACGTTCTCGCCGAGGCCGCGCCGGGCGTTGTCCCGGCCGTGCTGTCTGGTCCGAGTTTCGCCGGCGACGTGGCGCGCGGCCTGCCGACCGCCGTGACGATAGCGGCAGAGGACGGAGACATCGCCGACCGGCTGTCGGCGGCGCTCGCCTCTCCCCAGTTCCGCCCCTATGCCGCGACCGATCTCACCGGCGTGCAGATCGGCGGCGCCCTGAAGAACGTGCTGGCGATTGCCTGCGGCGCGGTCGCCGGCAAGGAATGGGGCGCCAGCGCTCTGGCCGCGCTCACCGCGCGCGGCTTCGCGGAACTGACCCGCCTCGGCCTTGCGCTCGGCGCGAAACCCGAAACGCTTGGCGGACTTTCCGGGCTGGGCGATCTGGTGCTGACCTGCGGCTCGGCGCAATCGCGCAATTTCGCCTTCGGTCAGCGGCTTGGCGAGGGCGCGAGCGTCGCCTCGCTCATGGCCGAGGGCCACAAGCTCGCCGAAGGCGTGCATTCGGCAACGGTCGCCGGAACGCTCGCCGCCCGCCATGGCGTCGAGCTTCCGATCTGCCGCGCGGTCTCCGCCGTGCTGGAGAACCGCCTGTCCATCGACGATGCGCTCACCGACCTGATGACCCGCCCGCTCAAGCGCGAGACGTGA
- a CDS encoding pentapeptide repeat-containing protein, giving the protein MLRSVKTTLRRGDAPPEIAPYRDAVNLAASRLRGLWVGYTLLLAYLFISVGAVTHRDLLLETPVTLPVLNVDLPLVGFFAVAPVFLVINQFYLLLQLFGLGRRVADFNEVLERQNLRPNEEHTERRRLDPFLIVQMLGGTKDEQVGQTSRFLRAIATITLVIAPLALLLFFQLQFLPYQSESVTWLHRIALLVSVAMLWLFWPSIRLGRWMPWQAKPLRALGAVTILASSFLIATFPGEFADGGTDAKNWTRPQDSWFATAKATVFGHIPGYSQRTAMLPFHRALQLPDNRTLIDLDAFDKIRERAKTYKPDASPWETDRTLSLRGRNLRGANFARSDLRNVDFFEARLRGASLRSASLQGASLHRASLQGASLNFARLQGASLHRASLQGASLFGANLQGASLDFAGLQAASLDRAHLQGASLEYASLQGASLFEARLQGASLLGANLQGASLDGASLQGASLIGAGLQGASLDKASLQGASLRSASLQAASLDRAKLWRTLGTIETDDLSGLWVANPDTRPLADDAFADLLENALKGVEDDTVRTRIRERLAPLSAPEAPPDSLPPRFWQDRIDRIDLGDHQTQLAGTLSNLACEADNAPYVAQGLIGRNTVFAWYSRLDDVGREHLPRVARRLLDAAEGRTTDCPGAVGLNAKAIAKLREWAGPLPGDTKSADIE; this is encoded by the coding sequence ATGCTGCGATCCGTGAAGACGACCTTGCGCCGGGGCGACGCGCCGCCGGAGATCGCGCCCTATCGCGACGCGGTGAACCTTGCAGCCAGCCGGCTGCGCGGCCTGTGGGTCGGCTATACGTTGCTTCTCGCCTATCTCTTCATTTCCGTCGGCGCGGTCACGCACCGCGATCTCCTGCTGGAAACGCCGGTGACCCTGCCGGTGCTGAATGTCGACCTGCCGCTCGTCGGCTTTTTCGCCGTCGCGCCGGTCTTCCTCGTGATCAACCAGTTTTATCTGCTCCTGCAGCTTTTCGGACTCGGGCGACGGGTCGCGGATTTCAATGAAGTCTTGGAGCGACAGAACCTTCGGCCAAACGAGGAACACACCGAGCGCCGAAGGCTCGATCCCTTCCTCATCGTGCAGATGCTGGGCGGCACAAAGGACGAGCAAGTCGGCCAGACGAGCCGGTTCCTGCGCGCCATCGCCACGATCACGCTGGTGATCGCGCCCTTGGCGCTGCTGCTCTTCTTCCAGCTCCAGTTCCTGCCCTATCAAAGCGAAAGCGTGACCTGGCTGCACCGCATCGCTCTGCTTGTCAGCGTGGCGATGCTCTGGCTGTTCTGGCCCTCGATCCGGCTCGGGCGCTGGATGCCTTGGCAGGCCAAACCGCTCCGCGCGCTCGGAGCAGTCACCATTTTGGCATCCTCCTTCCTCATCGCCACTTTTCCCGGCGAATTCGCCGATGGCGGAACGGATGCGAAGAACTGGACCCGACCGCAGGACAGCTGGTTTGCGACAGCAAAGGCGACGGTCTTTGGACACATCCCAGGCTATAGCCAACGAACCGCAATGCTTCCCTTTCACAGGGCGCTGCAACTTCCTGACAACCGCACGCTGATCGATCTCGATGCCTTCGACAAAATTCGCGAACGGGCGAAAACCTACAAGCCCGATGCAAGCCCCTGGGAGACGGACCGAACCCTGTCACTGCGCGGCCGAAATCTTCGCGGCGCGAATTTCGCGCGTTCGGATCTGCGGAACGTGGATTTTTTCGAAGCCAGACTGCGGGGCGCATCGCTCCGATCTGCCAGCCTTCAGGGCGCATCGCTCCACCGTGCCAGTCTTCAGGGCGCATCTCTCAACTTCGCCCGTCTTCAGGGCGCATCGCTCCACCGTGCCAGTCTTCAGGGCGCATCGCTCTTCGGCGCCAACCTTCAGGGCGCATCGCTCGATTTTGCCGGCCTTCAGGCCGCATCGCTTGACCGTGCCCACCTTCAGGGCGCATCGCTCGAATATGCCAGTCTTCAGGGCGCATCGCTCTTTGAGGCCCGCCTTCAGGGCGCATCGCTCCTCGGCGCCAACCTTCAAGGCGCATCGCTCGACGGCGCCAGCCTTCAGGGCGCATCGCTCATCGGCGCCGGCCTTCAGGGCGCATCGCTCGATAAGGCCAGTCTTCAGGGCGCATCGCTCCGATCTGCCAGCCTTCAGGCTGCATCGCTCGATCGAGCGAAACTTTGGCGAACCCTCGGCACCATCGAGACCGACGACCTGTCGGGCCTTTGGGTCGCCAACCCCGATACACGCCCTTTGGCAGATGACGCTTTCGCCGATCTGCTTGAAAATGCCCTCAAAGGCGTCGAGGACGATACCGTGCGAACCCGCATCCGGGAACGCTTGGCGCCTCTTTCGGCACCGGAAGCGCCACCGGACAGTCTTCCACCACGCTTCTGGCAAGACAGGATCGACCGCATCGATCTGGGCGATCACCAAACACAATTGGCCGGAACCCTTTCAAATCTCGCCTGCGAGGCAGACAATGCGCCTTACGTTGCACAAGGGTTAATCGGTCGAAATACTGTTTTTGCTTGGTACTCCCGCCTCGACGATGTTGGCCGCGAACACCTGCCGCGCGTGGCGCGGCGGTTGCTCGATGCCGCCGAAGGCCGCACCACCGATTGCCCCGGCGCGGTGGGGCTGAACGCGAAGGCCATCGCCAAGCTGCGCGAATGGGCCGGCCCGCTGCCGGGCGACACGAAATCGGCGGACATAGAATAG
- a CDS encoding YciI family protein, with protein MLYALICTDKPGALDVRKANRDDHLAFLSAMGDKLKAAGPFLDDDGGMTGSLVVIEAANRDEALAISQEDPYARAGLFESVEIRPWNWVIKNPEA; from the coding sequence ATGCTTTATGCGCTGATCTGCACCGACAAGCCGGGCGCGCTTGACGTGCGCAAGGCCAACCGCGACGACCATCTCGCGTTTCTTTCCGCCATGGGCGACAAGCTCAAGGCGGCCGGCCCCTTTCTCGACGACGACGGCGGCATGACCGGCTCGCTGGTGGTGATCGAGGCGGCAAACCGCGACGAGGCGCTGGCGATCTCGCAGGAAGACCCTTACGCCCGCGCCGGCCTGTTCGAGAGCGTCGAGATCCGGCCCTGGAACTGGGTCATCAAGAACCCGGAGGCCTGA
- a CDS encoding EVE domain-containing protein: MRYWLFKSEPDKWSWEMQKARGEAGEEWDGIRNYQARNNMREMKIGDRGFFYHSNIGKEVVGIVEVCKEIHPDSTTDDPRWECVDVKAVCDMPKPVTLADVKAEPTLSDMSLVTSMRLSVQPVTEEEWKIVCAMGGLKDA; the protein is encoded by the coding sequence ATGCGCTACTGGCTGTTCAAGTCCGAGCCCGACAAATGGTCCTGGGAGATGCAAAAGGCCAGGGGCGAGGCCGGCGAGGAATGGGACGGGATCCGCAACTATCAGGCGCGCAACAACATGCGCGAGATGAAGATCGGCGACCGGGGCTTCTTCTATCATTCCAACATCGGCAAGGAGGTCGTCGGCATCGTCGAGGTCTGCAAGGAGATTCACCCCGACTCCACCACCGACGACCCGCGCTGGGAATGCGTCGACGTCAAGGCGGTCTGCGACATGCCGAAACCCGTGACGCTCGCGGACGTCAAGGCGGAGCCGACGTTGTCGGACATGTCGCTCGTCACCTCGATGCGGCTTTCCGTGCAGCCGGTCACCGAAGAGGAATGGAAAATCGTCTGCGCCATGGGCGGGCTGAAGGACGCATGA
- a CDS encoding methyltransferase: MTPRADPAGFILANTRIHAVPHAPEIRLHLADEAMDLWQKTEEDLGALGLPPPFWAFAWAGGQALARYILDTPELVAGRRVLDFATGSGLVAIAAARAGASRVLACDIDPFARAATGVNARLNEVEIAWVETDLLQGDPPEVDVLFAGDVFYEKPMADKILPWLDRARAQGVDVLVGDPGRSYLPMDRLDRLSTYDVPVNRSLEDNAIKRSSVFRLRANDSRI, encoded by the coding sequence ATGACGCCGCGCGCGGATCCGGCGGGCTTCATTCTTGCCAACACGCGGATCCACGCCGTGCCGCACGCGCCGGAGATCCGGCTCCACCTCGCCGACGAGGCGATGGATCTGTGGCAAAAGACCGAGGAGGATCTCGGCGCGCTCGGCCTGCCGCCGCCGTTCTGGGCCTTCGCCTGGGCCGGCGGGCAGGCGCTGGCCCGCTACATCCTCGACACGCCGGAGCTGGTCGCCGGTCGCCGCGTGCTCGACTTCGCCACCGGCTCCGGCCTCGTCGCCATCGCCGCCGCCCGCGCCGGGGCGTCCCGCGTGCTGGCCTGCGACATCGATCCCTTCGCCCGGGCCGCAACCGGCGTGAACGCCCGGCTGAACGAGGTCGAAATCGCCTGGGTGGAGACGGACCTTCTTCAGGGCGATCCGCCCGAGGTCGACGTGCTCTTCGCCGGCGACGTCTTTTACGAAAAACCGATGGCGGACAAGATCCTGCCCTGGCTGGATCGGGCGCGGGCGCAAGGCGTCGACGTTCTCGTCGGCGATCCGGGACGCAGCTATCTGCCCATGGACCGGCTCGACCGGCTTTCCACCTACGATGTGCCGGTCAACCGCTCGCTGGAAGACAACGCCATCAAGCGCTCCAGCGTGTTTCGGCTCCGTGCAAACGACAGCCGAATCTGA
- a CDS encoding M20 aminoacylase family protein: MPIINRFADLSEEITEWRRDIHAHPELLYDTHRTAELVAEKLKAFGVDEIATGIGRTGVVGVIRGKTDTSGKVIGLRADMDALPLEEITGKPYASTIPGKMHACGHDGHTAMLLGAAKYLAETRNFDGTAVVIFQPAEEGGAGAKAMIEDGLMDRFGIQEVFGMHNLPGEPVGTFHIRPGGIMAAADRLRIEIEGTGCHAAKPHEGVDTILVGTHIVQAVQSIASRNTDPLKSVVVSLTTFNAGFTDNVIPQTAVLRGTVRTLDPEIRDMAEARLKQIVPTIAEAFGAKATIHYKRDYPITSNHEAQTEFAAGIAREIAGADNVDTDVAPTMGGEDFSFMLEERPGAFIFAGNGDTAMLHHPAYDFNDELIPVGCSYWVKLVETAMKAG, encoded by the coding sequence ATGCCGATCATCAACCGTTTCGCCGATCTCTCCGAGGAAATCACCGAGTGGCGCCGCGACATTCACGCCCATCCGGAACTTCTCTACGACACCCACCGCACGGCGGAACTGGTCGCGGAAAAGCTCAAGGCCTTCGGCGTGGACGAAATCGCCACCGGCATCGGCCGGACCGGCGTCGTCGGCGTGATCCGCGGCAAGACCGACACTTCCGGCAAGGTCATCGGCCTGCGCGCCGACATGGACGCACTCCCGCTTGAGGAGATCACCGGCAAGCCCTACGCCTCGACCATCCCCGGCAAGATGCACGCCTGCGGCCATGACGGCCACACCGCGATGCTTTTGGGGGCTGCGAAATATCTCGCCGAGACCCGCAATTTCGACGGCACCGCCGTCGTCATCTTCCAGCCGGCGGAAGAGGGCGGGGCCGGCGCCAAGGCGATGATCGAGGACGGGCTTATGGACCGCTTCGGCATCCAGGAAGTCTTCGGCATGCACAATCTTCCCGGAGAGCCGGTCGGCACCTTCCACATTCGCCCGGGCGGCATCATGGCCGCCGCCGACCGCCTGCGCATCGAGATCGAGGGCACGGGCTGTCACGCGGCCAAGCCGCATGAAGGCGTCGACACCATCCTCGTCGGCACGCATATCGTGCAGGCGGTGCAGTCGATCGCCAGCCGCAACACCGATCCGCTGAAGTCGGTCGTGGTGTCGCTGACGACCTTCAACGCCGGCTTCACCGACAACGTCATCCCGCAGACGGCCGTGCTGCGCGGCACGGTGCGCACGCTCGATCCCGAGATCCGAGACATGGCGGAAGCCCGGCTGAAGCAGATCGTGCCGACCATCGCCGAGGCCTTCGGTGCCAAGGCGACGATCCACTACAAGCGCGACTATCCGATCACCTCCAACCACGAGGCGCAGACCGAGTTTGCCGCCGGCATCGCCCGCGAGATCGCCGGCGCCGACAATGTCGACACCGACGTAGCCCCGACCATGGGCGGCGAGGACTTCTCGTTCATGCTGGAGGAGCGCCCCGGCGCGTTCATCTTTGCCGGCAACGGCGACACGGCGATGCTCCATCACCCGGCCTACGACTTCAATGACGAGTTGATCCCCGTCGGTTGTTCCTACTGGGTGAAGCTCGTGGAAACCGCGATGAAGGCCGGCTGA
- a CDS encoding helix-turn-helix domain-containing protein, protein MPFLLSRVSLLIAYVLAGALVGVVLIHPAVLLVVWAEVSRLSPDAPALGDFLSDRLLLLVVPRHLNMTLAFAAIGAVVGLGFGIATRSYLEATRGLRFFREIHGEEIPDLIAGGETAEVEFKSTMRWDLREDRVNKALETVIAKTVAGFLNARGGRLLIGVADDGTVLGLEKDYATLRNPGRDAFEQTIVGIITKFLGGDLCPALQTTFAQVAGKDVCMILVQPAPRAVYLTDAGKLHFYVRSGNSTRQLDLREAMDYARTRWT, encoded by the coding sequence ATGCCTTTTCTCCTGTCCCGCGTGTCCCTGCTGATCGCCTATGTGCTCGCCGGTGCGCTGGTGGGCGTGGTTCTCATACATCCCGCCGTTCTCCTCGTTGTCTGGGCGGAGGTCAGCCGCCTGTCGCCGGACGCGCCGGCCCTCGGTGATTTCCTGAGCGACCGGCTGCTGCTGCTCGTCGTGCCGCGTCACCTCAACATGACGCTTGCCTTCGCCGCCATCGGCGCGGTCGTCGGCCTCGGCTTCGGCATCGCCACGCGCTCCTATCTCGAAGCGACACGAGGCCTGCGCTTCTTCCGCGAGATCCACGGAGAGGAGATCCCGGACCTCATCGCCGGCGGGGAAACGGCGGAGGTCGAGTTCAAGTCAACGATGCGTTGGGACCTCAGGGAAGACCGCGTCAACAAGGCGCTTGAAACGGTGATCGCCAAGACCGTCGCCGGTTTCCTGAACGCCCGCGGCGGACGGCTTTTGATCGGCGTGGCCGACGACGGCACCGTGCTCGGGCTGGAAAAGGATTACGCCACATTGCGCAATCCGGGCCGTGACGCCTTCGAACAGACCATCGTCGGGATCATCACGAAATTCCTCGGCGGCGACCTCTGTCCGGCGCTGCAGACCACCTTCGCGCAAGTCGCGGGCAAGGATGTCTGCATGATCCTGGTGCAGCCGGCGCCGCGCGCGGTCTATCTGACCGACGCCGGAAAGCTGCACTTTTACGTGCGTAGCGGCAATTCCACCCGCCAGCTCGACCTGCGCGAGGCGATGGACTACGCCCGTACCCGCTGGACCTGA
- a CDS encoding sulfite exporter TauE/SafE family protein — MTPDALLDLLLPADLSGLTAALLIAASFATSAVSAAFGLGGGIMLIAVMAQVLPAAAIVPVHGAVQTGSNAGRALVLLRHVDWPVALWFLAGALVGAFAGGALAIRLPAELLRIGIGLFVLWFIWGPTPRFQHMRKRAMTAAGLIATFLSMIFGAGGPIGGAVLSTLGLARQPFVATQATTALMSHVLKLVVFGLLGFAFAPWLGLIALMIASGFLGTLAGANLLGRMPENIFRTGFRIVMTGLAFSLILRGTASLLAF; from the coding sequence ATGACACCCGATGCTCTTCTTGATTTGCTGTTGCCCGCGGACCTTTCCGGCCTGACCGCGGCCCTCCTGATCGCCGCCAGTTTCGCGACCTCGGCCGTCTCCGCCGCCTTCGGTCTCGGCGGCGGCATCATGCTGATCGCGGTGATGGCCCAGGTACTGCCTGCCGCCGCCATCGTGCCCGTGCATGGCGCGGTGCAGACAGGGTCGAACGCCGGGCGCGCACTCGTGCTGCTGCGCCACGTCGACTGGCCGGTGGCGCTCTGGTTCCTGGCCGGCGCGCTTGTCGGCGCATTCGCCGGAGGCGCACTCGCGATCCGGTTGCCGGCGGAATTGCTGCGCATCGGCATCGGGCTGTTCGTCCTGTGGTTCATCTGGGGACCGACGCCCCGGTTCCAGCACATGCGTAAACGCGCCATGACGGCGGCCGGTCTCATCGCCACCTTCTTGAGCATGATCTTCGGTGCCGGCGGTCCGATTGGCGGCGCGGTGCTCTCCACACTCGGCCTCGCGCGCCAGCCCTTCGTTGCCACGCAGGCAACAACGGCGCTGATGTCGCATGTTCTGAAACTGGTGGTCTTCGGCCTGCTCGGCTTCGCATTCGCCCCCTGGCTCGGCCTCATCGCCCTGATGATCGCTAGTGGCTTCCTTGGAACGCTTGCCGGGGCCAACCTCCTGGGGCGCATGCCGGAGAACATCTTTCGCACCGGCTTCCGCATTGTTATGACCGGTCTCGCATTCAGTCTCATCCTGCGCGGCACCGCCTCCCTTCTCGCGTTTTGA